In a single window of the Kwoniella shandongensis chromosome 5, complete sequence genome:
- a CDS encoding ribosome biogenesis protein YTM1: MSDQPMPLASSSSAASRQLPINLFTRSATDAIPQSTYFIPASWRRFQLSELINKVLSNTPENGKKPVPFDFLVNGEVLRGSLDSWVKKNRGNDEESQIDVEYVRSVMPPEEVGRVEVEDWVSGLSLGRKGYVLLSSYLSHVQVLPLSSASTSSPDALYTLPLPTSLGATSCTWISPQSQTEDILLAAGGIDRQVHVFTIPSLSPDSISPPRELYSLHGHTAPISSIIGSSTGRELISASWDGNLNFYVLPNEEPTEHQIAAEPMSYLPGQGNKKRRKLEKDNEKLPIEGLTDGDSTGVGGWRRVPDGVLRGHQGRVGGLVWDKLDSGKVWSAGWDGSVRGWEVETGAAGVLRQGPADKAALCVDQFQANGTLATGNMDRTICLWDTRQATSLISLTLPTSSPIPSITCHPTSSYTLASASYSGVVQIWDIRSPKNALFSVSKAQSKAAEETRKVTKNGKVLGERLLAMDWDGEVLVAGGEDGEVGIWRARGE, from the exons ATGTCCGACCAACCGATGCCTctcgcatcttcttcgtcagccGCATCTCGACAACTGCCTATCAACCTGTTCACTCGTTCTGCGACCGATGCCATCCCCCAATCTACCTACTTTATCCCAGCTTCATGGCGTCGATTCCAGCTCTCCGAACTGATCAACAAAGTCCTCTCCAACACGCCAGAGAACGGGAAGAAGCCTGTTCCCTTCGATTTCTTGGTCAATGGTGAGGTGTTGAGAGGTAGTTTGGATTcttgggtgaagaagaatagaGGGAACGATGAGGAAAGTCAGATTGATGTGGAGTACGTGAGGAGTGTTATGCCTCCTGAGGAGGTAGGCAGAGTGGAAGTAGAAGATTGGGTCTCGGGTCTGAGTCTCGGAAGGAAAGG CTACGTTTTGCTTTCGTCATACCTCTCTCACGTCCAGGTCTTACCCCTTTCCTCCGCCTCGACTTCCTCCCCCGATGCGTTGTACACCCTCCCATTGCCGACTTCTCTCGGAGCTACTTCGTGTACCTGGATTTCCCCTCAATCACAGACCGAggacatcctcctcgctgcgGGAGGTATCGACCGACAAGTCCACGTGTtcaccatcccttccctctctcccgaCTCTATCTCCCCTCCTCGAGAGTTGTACAGTTTGCACGGCCACACtgctcccatctcctctatCATCGGCAGTTCGACAGGTCGAGAGCTCATCTCAGCTTCTTGGGATGGTAATTTGAACTTTTACGTCTTACCAAACGAAGAACCTACAGAACATCAAATTGCCGCTGAACCAATGTCATATCTCCCCGGTCAAGGTAACAAGAAACGaagaaagttggagaaggacaacgAGAAACTACCGATAGAAGGATTGACGGATGGTGATTCGACAGGTgtaggaggatggagaagagtcCCCGATGGTGTGTTGAGAGGTCATCAGGGTAGAGTGGGCGGTTTGGTTTGGGATAAGTTGGATAGCGGGAAAGTTTGGAGCGcaggatgggatggaagtgtTAGAGGTTGGGAGGTCGAGACAGGTGCAGCGGGTGttttgagg CAAGGTCCAGCGGACAAGGCAGCACTTTGTGTGGATCAATTCCAAGCAAACGGTACACTCGCGACTGGTAACATGGACCGAACCATCTGTCTCTGGGACACTCgacagg CCACCTCGCTCATCTCCCTTACTCTCCCCACATCTTCTCCTATCCCATCCATCACCTGCCACCCCACATCCTCATACACTCTCGCCTCCGCCTCGTACTCTGGTGTCGTCCAAATCTGGGACATCAGATCACCCAAGAACGCCTTATTCTCCGTCTCGAAAGCCCAGTCAAAGGCAGCAGAGGAGACAAGAAAGGTCACCAAGAATGGAAAGGTCTTGGGAGAGAGATTGTTGGCTATGGATTGGGATGGCGAGGTCCTTGTTGccggtggagaagatggggaagtcGGTATTTGGCGAGCTAGGGGAGAGTAG